One window from the genome of Spiractinospora alimapuensis encodes:
- a CDS encoding helix-turn-helix transcriptional regulator, producing the protein MEKGRPISAERVYNRISVLRAERGVSRRQLAEALGVHYQTVGYLERGEYSPSLHLALRLAQYFEVPVEVVFSTEPFPRIGSQQVGQGAGDGSTSTRA; encoded by the coding sequence CTGGAGAAGGGGAGACCGATCAGCGCCGAGCGTGTCTACAACCGGATCAGCGTCCTGCGCGCGGAACGTGGAGTCTCACGGCGGCAGCTCGCTGAGGCCCTTGGTGTGCACTACCAAACGGTGGGCTATCTCGAACGCGGGGAGTACAGTCCCAGCCTGCACCTCGCGTTACGGCTGGCACAGTACTTCGAGGTCCCGGTCGAGGTGGTGTTCTCCACGGAGCCGTTCCCCCGGATCGGGAGCCAGCAGGTCGGACAGGGGGCGGGCGACGGTTCCACCAGCACTCGGGCGTGA